The following are encoded together in the Macadamia integrifolia cultivar HAES 741 chromosome 10, SCU_Mint_v3, whole genome shotgun sequence genome:
- the LOC122090584 gene encoding two-component response regulator 24-like, which produces MRRPTSRNSKPANDASTLRASTSRTLTIAEVQNFVLKNRVTALVVDDAFIGRDYHKRLLTNLGVETREVSNGQDAVALCREGDFFHLILMDMEMPIMNGTQATRLLREMGCESMIVGVTAHSKEWEVRQFMDAGLDDYLEKPLTFENIFSVIRDIDDCLSTINLDDDDQNL; this is translated from the exons ATGAGAAGGCCCACTTCAAGGAACTCAAAACCCGCGAACGATGCTTCAACATTGAGGGCTTCAACCTCGAGAACTCTCACAATAGCAGAAGTCCAAAACTTTGTCCTAAAGAACAGGGTAACTGCTTTAGTAGTGGACGATGCCTTCATTGGTCGAGATTATCACAAGAGGCTTCTCACCAATCTTGGAGTAGAAACCCGAGAAGTAAGCAATGGCCAAGATGCAGTGGCTCTGTGTCGCGAAGGGGATTTTTTCCATCTTATCCTCATGGATATGGAGATGCCAATAATGAATGGAACTCAG GCAACAAGGTTGCTGAGGGAGATGGGTTGTGAAAGCATGATCGTTGGAGTCACAGCCCATAGTAAAGAATGGGAAGTGAGACAGTTCATGGATGCTGGCTTAGATGATTATCTAGAGAAGCCCCTGACTTTTGAGAATATTTTCTCTGTCATCCGTGACATAGATGACTGTCTCTCTACCATCAAcctagatgatgatgatcagaACCTCtaa
- the LOC122092091 gene encoding chaperonin CPN60-2, mitochondrial: MYRVAANLASKARIARNSSQQIGSRLSWNRNYAAKDIKFGVEARALMLKGVEDLADAVRVTMGPKGRNVVIEQSFGAPKVTKDGVTVAKSIEFKDRVKNMGASLVKQVANATNDVAGDGTTCATVLTRAIFSEGCKSVAAGMNAMDLRRGITMAVDAVVTNLKSRARMISTSEEIAQVGTISANGEREIGELIAKAMEKVGKEGVITISDGKTLYNELEVVEGMKLDRGYISPYFITNPKTQKCELEDPLILVYEKKISSINAVVKVLELALKRQRPLLIVAEDIESDALATLILNKLRAGIKVCAIKAPGFGENRKANMQDLATLTGGELITEELGLNLEKVDLDMLGTCKKVTISKDDTVILDGAGDKKAIEERCDQLRSGIELSTSDYDKEKLQERLAKLSGGVAVLKVGGASEAEVGEKKDRFTDALNATKAAVEEGIVPGGGVALLYASKELEKLPTANFDQKIGVQIIQNALKTPVHTIAANAGVEGAVVVGKLLEQENPDLGYDAAKGEYVDMVKSGIIDPLKVIRTALVDAASVSSLMTTTEAVVVELPKDEKEAPAMGGGMGGMDY; the protein is encoded by the exons ATGTATCGCGTGGCTGCCAACCTCGCCTCCAAAGCCCG GATCGCTAGGAATAGTAGCCAGCAG ATTGGTAGCAGGTTGAGTTGGAACAGAAACTATGCGGCTAAAGATATTAAATTTGGAGTTGAAGCTCGTGCTTTGATGCTTAAGGGTGTCGAAGATCTTGCTGATGCTGTTAGAGTAACCATGGGGCCTAAG GGACGGAATGTTGTAATTGAACAAAGCTTCGGTGCCCCAAAAGTGACAAAAGACGGTGTTACTGTAGCAAAGAGCATTGAGTTCAAAGATAGAGTTAAAAACATGGGTGCTAGCCTTGTGAAGCAGGTTGCCAATGCAACAAATGATGTGGCAGGCGATG GTACCACCTGTGCCACAGTCCTCACCCGTGCTATATTTTCTGAGGGCTGCAAATCAGTTGCAGCTGGGATGAATGCAATGGACCTGCGCCGTGGAATCACAATGGCTGTTGATGCTGTTGTTACTAACCTGAAGAGCAGAGCCAGAATGATTAGCACATCCGAAGAAATTGCACAG GTTGGCACAATTTCTgcaaatggagagagagagattggtgaGCTCATAGCTAAAGCTATGGAGAAAGTTGGCAAAGAGGGAGTCATCACCATATCT GATGGCAAGACACTATATAATGAATTGGAAGTTGTCGAGGGAATGAAATTGGACAGGGGTTATATATCTCCATATTTCATCACCAACCCAAAGACCCAAAAATGT GAATTAGAAGATCCTCTTATCTTAGTCTatgagaagaaaatttcaagcaTAAATGCTGTCGTTAAAGTATTGGAGTTGGCTCTGAAG AGGCAAAGGCCTTTGTTAATTGTTGCTGAAGACATAGAAAGTGATGCATTGGCCACTCTGATTTTAAATAAGCTACGTGCTGGAATTAAG GTCTGTGCCATTAAAGCTCCAGGGTTTGGAGAAAACAGGAAGGCCAACATGCAAGATCTTGCCACTCTCACTGGGGGTGAA CTCATAACAGAAGAGCTTGGCCTGAACCTTGAAAAGGTAGACTTGGATATGCTTGGCACATGTAAAAAG GTGACAATATCAAAGGATGACACAGTAATTCTAGATGGGGCTGGTGACAAGAAAGCCATCGAGGAAAGATGTGACCAG CTGAGGTCTGGAATTGAATTGAGCACTTCCGACTATGATAAGGAGAAGTTGCAAGAAAGATTGGCTAAGCTTTCTGGTGGTGTTGCAGTTTTGAAG GTAGGAGGTGCTAGCGAAGCTGAAGTTGGTGAGAAAAAGGATAGATTTACTGATGCTCTAAATGCCACCAAGGCTGCAGTGGAAGAGGGAATTGTACCAG GTGGTGGTGTTGCACTTCTCTATGCGTCTAAGGAACTAGAGAAGTTGCCAACTGCTAACTTTGACCAGAAGATTGGTGTTCAAATTATCCAGAATGCCCTGAAG ACACCTGTTCACACAATTGCTGCCAATGCTGGGGTTGAAGGGGCTGTGGTAGTCGGCAAGCTATTGGAGCAGGAGAACCCTGATCTTGGATATGATGCGGCTAAAG GGGAATATGTGGACATGGTGAAATCTGGAATCATTGATCCCTTGAAAGTTATAAGAACTGCATTGGTGGATGCCGCAAG TGTCTCGTCATTGATGACTACTACAGAAGCTGTAGTGGTTGAACTTCCCAAGGATGAGAAGGAGGCTCCTGCTATGGGTGGTGGCATGGGTGGCATGGATTATTAA